From one Bacillus sp. Marseille-P3661 genomic stretch:
- a CDS encoding GNAT family N-acetyltransferase, producing the protein MKVIRKATLADVDKMEQIVGQAGLQTEGIVDNVDNFLIMEDKDGVLTAVVGFEFQNSSGLLRSLVLTKQSDQFFILELMKAAFEFSKKQGVETLYLCTQQQSSVDFFKFIGFEKVEETHVEDLNEFEHYKNIVDENPVIMKCSF; encoded by the coding sequence ATGAAAGTTATTCGTAAAGCAACACTAGCAGATGTTGATAAAATGGAGCAAATTGTAGGACAAGCAGGATTGCAAACAGAAGGTATTGTGGATAATGTGGATAACTTTTTGATCATGGAAGATAAAGATGGCGTATTAACAGCTGTCGTGGGCTTTGAATTTCAAAACTCAAGTGGATTGCTACGCTCGCTAGTGCTAACAAAGCAATCAGATCAGTTTTTTATACTAGAATTAATGAAGGCGGCGTTCGAGTTTTCTAAAAAGCAAGGCGTTGAAACACTGTATTTGTGCACACAGCAACAATCGTCTGTAGATTTCTTCAAGTTTATTGGTTTCGAAAAAGTAGAGGAAACACATGTTGAGGATTTAAACGAATTTGAGCATTATAAAAACATTGTGGATGAAAACCCAGTCATTATGAAATGCAGTTTTTAA
- a CDS encoding L-threonylcarbamoyladenylate synthase yields MADKDTKHWIVDKEKEQLTSNPQVKAAALWITDDEVVAFPTETVYGLGANALSDQAISKIYEAKGRPSDNPLIVHISNQNQLNELVSDIPEQAELLINAFWPGPLTIIFKDKGIVSEKVTAGLSTVAIRMPDHPVALALIESAKLPLAAPSANLSGRPSPTKAEHVLHDLHGRIAGVLDGGSTGIGLESTVIDCTQNPPMILRPGGVTKEQLEEVVGQVAVDAALLAEDQAPKSPGMKYTHYAPEAPLTIIEGTPQFLQSFVDKEKSAGKKVGVLTTEENQQQYDADVVIACGYREDLHTVAQKLYDTLRMFDERSVDVIFSEAFPREGVGEALMNRLSKAASGQMIR; encoded by the coding sequence ATGGCAGATAAAGACACAAAGCATTGGATTGTGGATAAAGAAAAGGAACAATTAACAAGTAATCCACAAGTTAAAGCGGCCGCCCTGTGGATAACTGACGACGAAGTAGTAGCTTTTCCAACTGAAACTGTATATGGATTAGGGGCAAATGCCTTGTCAGATCAAGCAATTAGCAAGATTTATGAAGCGAAAGGACGCCCGAGCGACAATCCACTAATTGTCCACATATCAAATCAAAATCAATTAAATGAACTTGTTTCAGACATTCCTGAACAAGCAGAACTGTTGATAAATGCTTTTTGGCCAGGGCCGCTCACAATTATTTTTAAAGATAAAGGCATTGTTTCAGAAAAAGTAACAGCGGGTTTATCCACTGTAGCCATTAGGATGCCGGATCATCCTGTAGCGTTAGCGTTAATTGAAAGTGCCAAACTGCCATTGGCCGCACCAAGCGCGAACTTGTCAGGGCGGCCTAGTCCAACTAAAGCGGAGCATGTTCTTCATGACCTTCATGGGAGAATTGCGGGAGTTTTAGATGGCGGTTCAACAGGAATTGGTTTAGAGTCCACGGTGATCGACTGTACTCAAAATCCACCGATGATTCTACGGCCCGGCGGTGTGACAAAGGAGCAGCTAGAAGAGGTAGTTGGACAAGTAGCTGTTGATGCCGCACTATTGGCCGAGGATCAGGCTCCAAAGTCCCCAGGAATGAAGTATACACACTATGCTCCCGAAGCGCCGTTAACGATTATTGAAGGTACTCCACAATTTTTACAAAGCTTTGTGGATAAAGAAAAAAGTGCTGGCAAAAAGGTTGGCGTGTTAACAACAGAGGAAAATCAACAGCAATATGATGCTGATGTTGTCATAGCATGTGGATATCGTGAAGACTTACATACGGTTGCTCAAAAATTATATGACACGTTAAGAATGTTCGACGAGCGCAGTGTCGATGTCATTTTTAGTGAGGCTTTTCCACGTGAGGGTGTCGGTGAAGCGCTCATGAACCGGCTGTCCAAAGCTGCATCAGGTCAAATGATAAGGTGA
- a CDS encoding manganese efflux pump MntP, with protein MGLSALMGELITLVIMAIALGMDAFSLGLGMGMIRLRLRQIFKIGIIIGIFHVVMPLMGIWIGKYISVHFSGIAAYIGGALLLLLGLQMIISSFRDDEQLLVTPVGFGLILFALSVSLDSFSVGLSLGIFGVKMALTIFLFGFFSMILTWLGLLLARKAQHWLGSYSEALGGSILLVFGLKLLLPI; from the coding sequence ATGGGATTATCAGCATTAATGGGAGAATTGATTACACTAGTGATTATGGCAATTGCTCTTGGTATGGACGCCTTTTCATTAGGGTTAGGTATGGGAATGATCCGCTTACGTCTCAGACAAATTTTTAAAATTGGAATTATAATTGGAATTTTCCATGTGGTAATGCCATTAATGGGAATTTGGATTGGAAAATATATTTCCGTACATTTCAGTGGCATTGCGGCTTACATTGGTGGCGCACTGTTATTGCTATTAGGCTTACAAATGATTATTTCATCTTTTAGAGACGATGAACAGCTACTAGTCACACCTGTTGGTTTTGGACTCATACTATTTGCACTAAGTGTAAGTCTGGATAGCTTTTCAGTAGGCTTAAGCTTGGGGATTTTTGGAGTAAAAATGGCATTAACAATCTTCCTGTTTGGCTTTTTTAGTATGATCCTAACATGGTTGGGCCTGCTTTTAGCCAGAAAAGCGCAGCATTGGCTTGGATCATATAGCGAAGCGCTTGGTGGCAGCATTTTACTAGTGTTTGGCTTAAAATTATTACTCCCGATTTAA
- a CDS encoding low molecular weight protein arginine phosphatase yields MHNILFVCTGNTCRSPMAEAIFRHRANSKYNVKSAGVFATDGSPAAAHSIKVLTDQEIPINHKSKLLTNDLIQWSDLILTMTAGHKHMVQQHFPKALDKVYSLNEYVRNKDHDISDPFGGSLDDYREIYQELDEIIAELIEKL; encoded by the coding sequence ATGCATAATATCCTTTTTGTTTGCACAGGTAATACATGTCGCAGTCCAATGGCAGAAGCGATTTTTAGACACCGCGCCAACAGCAAATATAATGTCAAATCTGCCGGTGTATTTGCAACAGATGGCAGTCCGGCTGCGGCGCACTCGATAAAAGTATTAACAGATCAAGAGATTCCAATCAACCACAAGTCTAAGCTGCTCACAAATGATCTAATACAATGGTCCGACTTAATTTTAACGATGACAGCTGGACATAAACACATGGTCCAACAGCATTTTCCGAAAGCGCTCGATAAAGTTTATAGCTTAAATGAATATGTCCGAAATAAAGATCACGATATCTCAGATCCCTTTGGAGGAAGTTTAGACGACTACCGCGAGATTTATCAGGAGTTAGATGAAATCATTGCAGAGCTTATCGAAAAATTATAG
- a CDS encoding methyl-accepting chemotaxis protein, with amino-acid sequence MDPSRRNYVKTKHKFSLQWKLVVFTTILSIITYSTSGLFIYFIYDMVKDSLIIGEQLFTIITLTLGIIWSAILAFFAARFITNPLQRLEEAVNKAADGQIDVEVKVSKSDDEIRSLGLAFNNMLKSLRTMVNNIEENFESTNKNVDSISKSSSIAAMQAENISKTIEDIAYGAERSALAVTSTVESIDSVTRIAEEVLNHTGNSQKISNEMVQSLKSSKEVIHSLVGGIEKLANDNQASLIVVKRLEKNAKEIENIISLVGDIAGQTNLLALNASIEAARAGDHGRGFAVVAEEVRQLADQSGQAVQGISDLVENIQLEVKNVVQQMLAQVESANNEAEKGSKTNDSIEEMTQSVYQMEQAIKEIAALAEKQMDLIKVTSIEAQEVAAIAEETSAGAEEVSAGTQEQTAMIDDVASIAAQLSQQAQALKQTIQKFTTGGK; translated from the coding sequence ATGGATCCATCGAGGAGGAACTACGTGAAAACGAAACACAAATTTAGCTTGCAATGGAAACTTGTCGTGTTTACAACGATATTATCTATCATTACGTATAGTACAAGTGGATTATTTATTTACTTTATATACGATATGGTAAAAGATTCACTTATCATCGGGGAACAGCTTTTCACAATTATTACCTTAACATTAGGGATTATATGGTCAGCAATTCTAGCTTTTTTTGCCGCAAGATTTATCACGAACCCGCTGCAACGATTAGAAGAGGCTGTAAATAAAGCAGCCGATGGTCAAATTGATGTGGAAGTAAAAGTTTCAAAATCAGATGATGAAATTCGTTCATTAGGACTAGCGTTTAATAATATGTTAAAAAGTTTACGAACAATGGTTAATAATATCGAGGAAAACTTTGAAAGTACAAACAAAAACGTAGATTCTATCTCGAAATCGTCTTCAATAGCAGCTATGCAAGCTGAAAACATTTCAAAAACAATTGAAGATATTGCATATGGAGCTGAGCGCTCAGCATTGGCGGTCACGTCGACTGTAGAATCGATTGATTCGGTTACACGGATTGCAGAAGAAGTTTTAAATCATACAGGTAATTCGCAAAAAATCTCAAATGAAATGGTACAATCATTAAAGAGTAGCAAAGAAGTGATTCATTCGCTTGTTGGTGGAATTGAAAAGCTTGCAAATGATAATCAAGCGTCGTTAATCGTCGTAAAACGACTTGAGAAAAATGCAAAAGAAATTGAAAACATCATTTCACTTGTTGGCGATATTGCAGGGCAAACTAATCTTTTGGCGCTTAATGCGTCAATCGAAGCAGCGCGTGCCGGTGACCATGGCCGTGGCTTTGCAGTTGTAGCAGAGGAAGTTCGTCAGCTAGCAGACCAAAGTGGACAAGCTGTTCAAGGCATCTCAGATTTAGTAGAAAACATTCAGCTTGAAGTGAAAAATGTAGTGCAACAAATGTTAGCGCAAGTGGAATCAGCAAACAACGAAGCTGAAAAAGGCAGTAAAACGAACGATTCTATCGAAGAAATGACGCAATCTGTTTATCAAATGGAGCAAGCAATCAAAGAAATTGCCGCACTAGCTGAAAAACAGATGGACTTAATAAAAGTCACTTCAATTGAAGCGCAGGAAGTTGCAGCAATCGCGGAAGAAACATCTGCAGGAGCAGAAGAAGTATCAGCGGGCACTCAAGAGCAAACAGCGATGATTGACGATGTGGCGTCGATCGCCGCGCAATTATCCCAGCAAGCACAAGCATTAAAGCAAACCATTCAAAAGTTTACAACAGGAGGAAAGTAA
- the rpiB gene encoding ribose 5-phosphate isomerase B, producing MKVAIGSDHGGLNIKEEIKNLMDELGIQYEDVGCNCSDSVDYPDYAFPVAEKVVNGEVDRGILICGTGIGMSIAANKVKGIRCALAHDVFSAKATREHNDSNILAMGERVIGPGAAREVAKAWLTTEFQGGRHANRIGKIADYESK from the coding sequence ATGAAAGTAGCAATTGGCTCAGATCATGGTGGCCTTAATATTAAAGAAGAAATCAAAAATTTAATGGATGAATTAGGCATACAATACGAAGATGTAGGCTGTAATTGTTCGGATTCTGTTGATTATCCGGATTATGCGTTCCCAGTTGCCGAAAAGGTAGTTAACGGTGAAGTCGATCGCGGAATTTTAATTTGCGGCACAGGCATTGGAATGTCAATTGCAGCAAATAAAGTAAAAGGCATCCGTTGTGCGTTAGCGCATGATGTTTTCAGTGCTAAGGCAACACGTGAACACAATGACAGCAATATCCTTGCAATGGGTGAGCGCGTGATTGGACCAGGAGCAGCCCGTGAAGTGGCCAAAGCATGGTTAACGACCGAATTTCAAGGCGGCCGCCATGCAAATCGTATCGGAAAAATTGCCGATTACGAGTCAAAATAG
- a CDS encoding TIGR01440 family protein, whose protein sequence is MKVELALLRTQLRTVLDDLQAAASLTQGQILVVGCSTSEVIGERIGTAGTEEVAETIFETLQQFQKEAGVALAFQCCEHLNRALVVESETAITRQLEIVSVVPVRKAGGAMATYAYKRFKNPVMVEYIKADAGIDIGDTFIGMHLKHVAVPVRSSVKTIGQAHVTIARTRPKLIGGERAVYFDTESNKSCK, encoded by the coding sequence ATGAAGGTAGAGTTAGCTCTGCTACGAACACAACTACGTACCGTTTTGGATGACCTTCAGGCCGCGGCGTCTCTCACACAAGGTCAAATCCTCGTTGTTGGCTGCAGCACGAGTGAAGTGATTGGCGAACGCATTGGGACGGCTGGTACGGAGGAAGTAGCGGAAACCATATTTGAAACACTGCAGCAATTTCAGAAGGAAGCGGGTGTAGCGCTTGCTTTTCAATGTTGTGAACATTTAAACCGTGCATTAGTTGTTGAAAGCGAGACGGCAATTACTAGGCAACTAGAAATCGTTTCGGTAGTGCCAGTAAGAAAAGCAGGTGGTGCAATGGCTACGTATGCATATAAGAGGTTTAAAAATCCAGTTATGGTAGAATATATAAAAGCGGACGCAGGTATCGACATTGGGGATACATTTATTGGCATGCATCTTAAGCATGTGGCGGTTCCGGTGAGGAGTAGTGTGAAAACCATCGGACAAGCACATGTTACGATTGCAAGAACAAGACCTAAATTAATTGGCGGGGAACGCGCCGTTTATTTCGATACTGAATCCAACAAATCTTGTAAATAA
- the glyA gene encoding serine hydroxymethyltransferase encodes MKHVQAQDQEVFKAIQQELGRQRDKIELIASENFVSEAVMEAQGSVLTNKYAEGYPGRRYYGGCEYVDVVEDLARDRAKKIFGAQFANVQPHSGAQANMAVYFTILETGDTVLGMDLSHGGHLTHGSPVNFSGVQYNFVAYGVDKDSHRIDYDDVLAKAKEHKPKLIVAGASAYPREIDFAKFREIADEVGAYLMVDMAHIAGLVAAGLHPNPVPYADFVTTTTHKTLRGPRGGMILTNNEEFAKKIDKAIFPGIQGGPLMHVISAKAVAFGEALQDSFKEYAQNIVNNAKRLGEALQKEGITLVSGGTDNHLLLIDVRSLGLTGKVAEKALDDVGITANKNTIPFDPESPFVTSGVRIGTAAVTSRGFGLEEMDEIAAIIALTLKNTEDEEKLQEAAKRVETLSKKVPLYPNL; translated from the coding sequence ATGAAACACGTACAAGCTCAAGACCAAGAAGTTTTTAAGGCGATCCAACAAGAATTAGGACGTCAACGTGACAAAATTGAATTAATTGCTTCTGAAAACTTTGTTAGTGAAGCGGTAATGGAAGCACAAGGTTCGGTTTTAACGAATAAGTATGCAGAAGGCTATCCAGGACGCCGTTATTATGGCGGTTGTGAATATGTCGATGTAGTTGAAGATTTAGCTAGAGACCGCGCGAAGAAAATCTTTGGAGCACAATTTGCGAACGTTCAACCGCATTCTGGTGCACAAGCAAATATGGCTGTTTATTTTACAATTCTAGAAACGGGCGACACTGTACTAGGAATGGATTTATCACACGGCGGACACTTAACACACGGAAGTCCAGTTAACTTCAGTGGTGTTCAGTACAATTTCGTAGCGTACGGAGTGGACAAGGATTCACACCGCATTGATTATGATGATGTGTTAGCAAAAGCAAAAGAACATAAGCCAAAGTTAATCGTTGCAGGTGCTAGTGCATATCCGCGCGAAATTGATTTTGCGAAGTTCCGTGAAATTGCGGATGAAGTGGGCGCATACTTAATGGTTGATATGGCACATATTGCTGGACTTGTAGCGGCAGGCTTACATCCAAACCCAGTACCATATGCTGATTTCGTAACAACAACTACACATAAAACATTACGTGGACCTCGCGGCGGTATGATCTTAACGAATAACGAAGAATTCGCGAAGAAAATTGACAAAGCAATCTTCCCTGGTATTCAAGGTGGTCCATTAATGCACGTGATTTCTGCAAAAGCAGTTGCATTCGGTGAAGCACTTCAAGACAGCTTTAAAGAATATGCACAAAATATCGTGAACAATGCAAAGCGCCTTGGCGAAGCACTTCAAAAAGAAGGCATCACATTAGTATCTGGCGGAACGGATAACCATTTATTATTAATTGATGTTCGCAGCCTTGGTTTAACAGGTAAAGTAGCTGAAAAAGCATTAGATGATGTTGGCATTACAGCTAATAAAAACACAATTCCATTCGATCCAGAAAGCCCATTTGTGACAAGTGGTGTACGTATCGGTACTGCTGCTGTTACAAGCCGTGGTTTTGGATTAGAAGAAATGGATGAAATTGCAGCAATCATCGCGTTAACATTAAAGAACACTGAAGATGAGGAAAAATTACAAGAAGCTGCAAAACGTGTAGAAACGTTATCGAAGAAGGTTCCTTTATATCCAAATCTTTAA
- the upp gene encoding uracil phosphoribosyltransferase: MGKIHVFDHPLIQHKLSIIRDKNTGTKEFRELVDEIATLMAYEITRDLPLEDVTIETPVATAQAKVLAGKKLGVIPILRAGLGMVDGILKLIPAAKVGHVGLYRDPETLKPVEYYVKLPSDIAERELIVVDPMLATGGSAVEAITSLKKRGAKHIKLMCTIAAPEGVEEVQKEHPDVDIYIAGLDEKLNEHGYIIPGLGDAGDRLFGTK, translated from the coding sequence ATGGGAAAAATTCATGTGTTTGATCATCCGTTGATTCAACATAAATTATCAATTATTCGTGATAAAAATACAGGTACAAAAGAATTTCGTGAGCTCGTTGATGAAATCGCAACTTTAATGGCCTATGAAATTACTCGGGACTTACCGCTAGAGGATGTAACGATTGAAACGCCAGTGGCAACTGCACAAGCGAAGGTTCTTGCTGGTAAAAAGCTTGGAGTAATTCCTATTTTACGTGCGGGCTTAGGAATGGTTGATGGAATTCTAAAGCTAATCCCAGCAGCTAAAGTTGGCCATGTTGGGTTATACCGTGATCCGGAAACATTAAAGCCGGTAGAATATTATGTAAAGCTTCCTTCTGATATTGCAGAGCGCGAGTTAATCGTGGTTGATCCGATGTTAGCGACAGGTGGATCTGCAGTTGAAGCGATCACATCATTGAAAAAGCGCGGTGCCAAGCATATTAAATTAATGTGTACAATTGCTGCACCTGAAGGAGTAGAAGAAGTTCAAAAAGAACATCCTGATGTAGATATTTATATCGCGGGCTTAGATGAGAAATTAAATGAACATGGCTATATTATTCCTGGACTTGGAGATGCAGGCGACCGTCTATTTGGTACAAAATAA
- the wecB gene encoding non-hydrolyzing UDP-N-acetylglucosamine 2-epimerase, with protein sequence MSKRIKVLTTFGTRPEAIKMCPLVLELEKRSDQFESIVAVTAQHRQMLDQVLQIFNVKPDYDLNIMKDRQTLIDVTTRGLEGLDAVMKEVQPDIVLVHGDTTTTFIASLAAFYNQIAVGHVEAGLRTWNKYSPFPEEMNRQLTGVISDLHFSPTDKAYENLVQENKNPESIFITGNTAIDALKTTVKDDYSNEVLEKAASKGRLVLVTAHRRENLGQPMRNMFNAIRRIVEEHDDVQVVYPVHLNPAVREIAQEILGGNERIHLIEPLDVIDFHNFASRSYLILTDSGGVQEEAPSLGVPVLVLRDTTERPEGIEAGTLKLAGTEEEDVYRLAKELLTDSAAYEKMAQASNPYGDGKASARIAEAIRYHFKQTDERPAPFTVK encoded by the coding sequence ATGTCAAAACGAATTAAAGTGTTAACGACTTTTGGTACAAGACCTGAGGCGATTAAAATGTGCCCGCTTGTACTTGAACTAGAAAAGCGTTCTGACCAATTTGAATCCATTGTAGCGGTAACAGCGCAGCATCGCCAAATGCTCGATCAAGTCTTACAAATTTTTAATGTAAAACCTGATTATGACTTAAACATCATGAAAGATCGCCAAACATTGATTGATGTGACAACAAGAGGACTAGAAGGCTTGGACGCGGTAATGAAGGAAGTTCAGCCGGATATCGTGCTTGTACACGGTGATACAACAACTACTTTTATTGCGAGTCTGGCAGCATTCTACAATCAAATTGCAGTTGGACATGTCGAGGCGGGGCTAAGAACGTGGAACAAATACTCTCCGTTTCCTGAAGAAATGAACCGTCAGTTAACTGGTGTTATTAGCGATCTACATTTTTCACCAACAGATAAAGCCTATGAAAACTTAGTGCAGGAAAATAAAAATCCTGAAAGTATTTTCATTACAGGAAATACAGCAATTGATGCGCTGAAAACGACAGTTAAAGACGACTATAGTAATGAAGTGCTTGAAAAAGCCGCAAGCAAAGGCCGCTTAGTACTTGTTACCGCTCATCGCCGTGAAAATCTTGGACAACCAATGCGCAATATGTTCAATGCAATCCGCCGCATTGTTGAAGAGCATGACGATGTGCAAGTTGTATATCCGGTCCATTTAAATCCGGCCGTGCGAGAAATTGCCCAAGAAATACTTGGAGGGAATGAGCGGATTCATTTGATTGAACCGCTTGATGTAATTGACTTCCATAACTTTGCATCACGATCATACTTAATACTGACTGATTCGGGCGGCGTCCAAGAAGAAGCGCCTTCATTAGGTGTACCAGTTCTTGTGCTGCGTGATACAACAGAACGCCCTGAAGGTATTGAAGCAGGTACATTGAAGCTTGCAGGAACAGAGGAAGAAGATGTATACCGCTTAGCGAAAGAGCTGTTAACAGATTCTGCTGCGTATGAAAAAATGGCACAGGCGTCTAATCCGTATGGAGATGGCAAAGCATCTGCTCGAATTGCTGAAGCTATTCGTTATCATTTTAAACAAACAGACGAGCGCCCAGCGCCATTCACAGTTAAATAG